One stretch of Euphorbia lathyris chromosome 7, ddEupLath1.1, whole genome shotgun sequence DNA includes these proteins:
- the LOC136235560 gene encoding probable carbohydrate esterase At4g34215, with the protein MLFFFLFLLLGEAIDLVKSQQLPTDIFILAGQSNMAGRGGVVINPYTGNLTWDGIVPPESQPNPSILRLSAQLNWVLAQEPLHADIDYNKINGVGPGMAFANAILKKEPRIGAVGLVPCAIGGTNISQWGKGGFLYEELVRRTKEALKSGGVVRAMLWYQGESDTKDGEETEFYEERLTNFFTEIRADLNHPLLRIIHVGLASGEGPFIEEIREAQLGIKLQNVANVDARGLQLEADRLHLTTAAQVHLGQLLADALLHFPSIFIPNPIQTTNVFCLSNTSSYHYFLFLISIYLLSLLLFFFKKVF; encoded by the exons atgttgttcttcttcttgtttcttCTTCTCGGTGAAGCCATCGATTTGGTCAAATCTCAACAACTCCCCACAGATATATTTATCCTCGCCGGACAGAGCAATATGGCCGGCCGGGGAGGCGTCGTCATCAACCCTTACACCGGAAATCTCACCTGGGATGGAATTGTTCCTCCCGAGTCCCAACCAAACCCATCAATTTTGCGGCTAAGTGCCCAACTCAATTGGGTCTTAGCCCAAGAGCCTCTCCACGCCGACATCGATTATAACAAGATTAACGGGGTCGGACCGGGAATGGCGTTTGCTAACGCAATTTTGAAAAAGGAGCCGAGGATAGGGGCGGTGGGTCTGGTGCCATGTGCGATCGGCGGGACAAATATAAGTCAATGGGGTAAGGGGGGTTTTCTCTATGAAGAGTTGGTGCGGCGGACGAAAGAGGCGTTGAAGAGCGGCGGCGTTGTTAGGGCGATGTTATGGTATCAAGGTGAAAGCGATACGAAAGATGGGGAAGAAACTGAATTTTATGAAGAGAGATTGACCAATTTTTTTACGGAAATCCGGGCTGATCTTAACCATCCTCTGCTGCGAATAATCCAT GTTGGTCTGGCATCAGGTGAGGGGCCTTTCATTGAGGAAATAAGAGAAGCACAACTAGGAATtaagctccaaaatgttgcaaACGTGGACGCGAGAGGTCTGCAGTTGGAGGCAGATAGGTTGCACCTTACCACGGCAGCTCAAGTTCATCTTGGCCAACTTCTGGCTGATGCATTACTTCACTTTCCTTCTATATTTATCCCTAACCCCATCCAAACTACCAATGTTTTTTGTTTATCCAATACTTCTTCTTATCACTATTtcctttttttaatttcaatctATCTTCTTTCTTTAttgcttttcttttttaagaaaGTCTTTTAA
- the LOC136234890 gene encoding probable carbohydrate esterase At4g34215, which produces MQTEQISVSIPTHKQTPHHTTPPHSLCLRFSILLQNPQIPLSLSLCGDNNMAISCRFWFLLVILTSQTQNCILANSHLPNDIFILGGQSNMAGRGGIDNDKWNGYIPPQCRSSPSILRLTAQLKWEIAHEPLDADIDVGKTCGVGPGMAFANELKAIDRRIGVVGLVPCAVGGTKIRQWGRGMKLYQDLVKRANESVRHGGRIRGVLWCQGESDTVRREDAQSYKGKLEKFFSDLRFDLNIPSLPVIQVAIGAGEGKYVEMVRRAQLGIRLGNVKCIDAKGLPLKNDHLHLTTTSEVKLGCMFAHAYFSSFPQLSH; this is translated from the exons ATGCAAACAGAACAAATTAGTGTGTCAATCCCAACACACAAACAAACACCCCACCACACCACACCACCCCACAGCCTCTGTTTACGTTTCAGCATTCTCCTCCAAAACCCACaaattcctctctctctctctctctgcgGCGATAataacatggccatttcctgcCGATTTTGGTTTCTCCTTGTAATTCTAACATCCCAAACCCAAAATTGCATACTCGCAAACAGTCATCTTCCAAACGACATATTCATCCTGGGAGGGCAAAGCAACATGGCAGGAAGAGGCGGAATCGACAACGACAAATGGAACGGCTACATTCCACCACAGTGCAGGTCCAGCCCATCCATACTTCGCCTCACTGCTCAACTCAAATGGGAAATCGCGCACGAGCCACTTGATGCTGACATCGATGTGGGTAAGACTTGTGGGGTGGGCCCTGGAATGGCATTTGCAAACGAGCTTAAAGCTATAGACAGGAGGATCGGCGTGGTGGGACTTGTCCCTTGCGCGGTTGGGGGCACCAAAATCAGGCAGTGGGGTCGTGGAATGAAGCTGTACCAGGATTTGGTAAAGCGAGCTAATGAGTCGGTTAGGCATGGTGGAAGAATTAGAGGTGTTTTGTGGTGTCAGGGAGAGAGCGATACGGTGCGGAGAGAGGATGCTCAATCCTATAAGGGCAAATTGGAGAAGTTCTTCTCTGATTTGCGTTTTGATCTTAACATTCCATCTCTTCCTGTAATCCAG GTAGCTATAGGTGCAGGGGAAGGCAAATATGTAGAGATGGTGAGAAGAGCACAGCTAGGAATAAGATTAGGAAATGTGAAATGCATAGATGCGAAAGGACTACCTCTTAAAAATGATCATCTTCATCTTACTACTACCTCTGAGGTTAAACTTGGTTGTATGTTTGCTCATgcctatttttcttcttttccccAACTCTCACATTAA